One part of the Vicugna pacos chromosome 20, VicPac4, whole genome shotgun sequence genome encodes these proteins:
- the LOC102532972 gene encoding tripartite motif-containing protein 26-like, whose amino-acid sequence MATMAATSPLRNLEDEVLCSICLDYLRDPVTIDCGHVFCYHCIIKVCESARQPLYCSLCKTAFKKENIRHVWQMASLVENIWRMKVDEERQPREERPSEQRAEKLCGQHLEKLHYYCKDDQQILCVMCRESREHRHHAAVLLEKAAQPYRGKILNHLKILKGDRDRIQNFQSTGEDEIQALLAKFQSHKQDIASVFEQGHQFLREREQYLLEWLEGMEQELTEGKNSHVTKGSEEVVRLGTLISELEKKAQQPALELLQDPSDIISRYPRKKFWIEKPISPAIKKRTEEFSDKLLSLEKGLRGFHGKLIRDLEYKTMRIILNSQTANGYLSVSPNGKSMIFTGLWMNKHQHGQRFDPEPGVLGSKGFTWGKVYWEVKVDRIWWGAEEEEEAVKYRGGTRGVFGSSYLGGFIGITDGYSSPGYRDESEELEEEWSQENGIWPKFCLVGVARESVVRRGFLNFTPEEGFWTLQLSSAGVYICTSPEPLQILSYCPRQIGVALDYDGGKVTFTNARTEEFIYEFSSSFTGRIFPFLWLNCMRSRLTLRP is encoded by the exons ATGGCTACCATGGCTGCTACCTCTCCTCTGAGAAACCTGGAGGACGAAGTGCTGTGCTCAATCTGTCTTGACTACTTGAGAGACCCTGTAACCATTGACTGTGGTCATGTCTTCTGCTACCACTGCATCATTAAGGTCTGTGAGTCTGCTCGGCAGCCATTATATTGTTCTCTCTGCAAGACAGCCTTTAAGAAAGAGAATATCCGCCACGTGTGGCAGATGGCCAGCCTAGTGGAGAACATCTGGAGGATGAAAGTAGATGAGGAGAGACAGCCCCGAGAGGAAAGGCCATCTGAGCAAAGAGCAGAGAAGCTGTGTGGGCAGCATTTGGAGAAGCTCCATTACTACTGCAAGGATGACCAGCAGATACTGTGTGTTATGTGTCGGGAGTCCCGGGAGCACAGGCACCATGCTGCCGTCCTCCTGGAGAAGGCTGCACAGCCTTATCGG GGTAAAATCCTAAACCATCTGAAGATTCtgaagggagacagagacaggatTCAGAATTTTCAGTCTACGGGAGAAGATGAGATTCAGGCCCTGCTG GCAAAATTCCAGAGCCACAAACAAGACATAGCATCAGTGTTTGAACAGGGCCATCAGTTCCTGAGAGAAAGGGAGCAGTACCTGTTGGAGTGGCTGGAGGGGATGGAGCAAGAGCTCACTGAAGGGAAGAACAGCCATGTCACCAAGGGCTCTGAAGAGGTGGTCCGGCTTGGAACCTTGATTTCTGAGTTAGAGAAGAAGGCTCAGCAGCCAGCACTTGAACTTTTGCAG GACCCAAGTGACATAATAAGCAG ATATCCCCGGAAGAAGTTCTGGATTGAAAAGCCTATCAGTCCTGCAATCAAAAAGCGGACAGAAGAATTTTCAGATAAACTTCTTTCTTTAGAGAAAGGACTCAGAGGATTCCATG GAAAACTGATAAGGGATCTGGAATATAAGACAA TGAGGATCATCCTGAATTCCCAGACAGCCAATGGCTACCTCTCAGTGTCTCCAAATGGGAAGAGTATGATATTCACTGGCTTGTGGATGAACAAACACCAACATGGTCAGCGATTTGATCCAGAGCCTGGAGTGCTGGGAAGTAAGGGCTTCACGTGGGGCAAAGTGTATTGGGAAGTGAAAGTGGATAGGATATGGTGGGGAgcggaggaggaagaagaagcagTGAAATACAGGGGCGGAACCAGAGGTGTGTTTGGCAGTAGCTATCTTGGTGGGTTTATAGGCATCACTGATGGGTATAGTTCTCCTGGATATAGAGATGAgagtgaggagttggaggaggaatgGTCTCAGGAAAATGGAATATGGCCAAAATTCTGCCTGGTAGGGGTGGCAAGAGAGTCGGTGGTGAGAAGAGGATTTCTTAACTTCACCCCTGAGGAGGGATTCTGGACTCTGCAGCTGTCTTCAGCTGGGGTTTATATATGTACTAGCCCTGAACCCCTCCAGATCCTGTCCTACTGTCCAAGGCAGATTGGGGTTGCCCTGGATTATGATGGTGGGAAAGTAACCTTTACCAATGCCAGAACTGAAGAATTTATCTATGAATTCTCATCTTCCTTCACTGGGAGAATTTTCCCTTTCCTGTGGCTTAATTGCATGAGATCCAGACTTACACTGAGACCCTGA